A genome region from Bacillaceae bacterium IKA-2 includes the following:
- the parE gene encoding DNA topoisomerase IV subunit B has translation MATKAIFDYNDDAIQVLEGLEAVRKRPGMYIGSTDSKGLHHLVYEIVDNSVDEALAGFGNDIKVTIHKDESISIEDSGRGMPTGMHKMGKPTPEVILTVLHAGGKFGQGGYSTSGGLHGVGASVVNALSEWLEVIIKRDGFVFKQRFENGGKAVTTLEKIGTTRKTGTTIHFKPDTTIFNTTIYNFDTLTERLREAAFLLKGLVIELKDTRAGKGDKLEVFHYENGIEAFVEYLNEEKETLHPVAFFQGKNQAIEVELAFQFNDAYTENVLSFVNNVRTKDGGTHELGAKSAVTRVMNDYARKTAMLREKDKNLDGSDIREGFTAIVSVRVPEEKLQFEGQTKGKLGTPEARSAVDAVVSEQLSFFLEENPDISSLLIKKAVKATQAREAARKARDDARSGKNSKRKDALLSGKLTPAQSKNPSRNELYLVEGDSAGGSAKQGRDRKFQAILPLRGKVINTEKAKLADIMKNEEIRTIIYAIGAGVGADFNIEDINYDKVIIMTDADTDGAHIQVLILTFFYRYMRPLIEAGKVYIALPPLYKASKGSGKKAIVEYAWDELGLKDAMKKVGKGYIIQRYKGLGEMDAIQLWETTMDPDTRTLIRVRLDDVAKAERRITTLMGDKVEPRRKWIEDNVAFGLDEETNILENENLTLTEEE, from the coding sequence TTGGCTACTAAAGCAATATTTGATTACAACGATGATGCCATTCAAGTTCTAGAAGGGCTAGAAGCCGTCAGAAAACGACCAGGCATGTATATCGGAAGTACAGACTCAAAAGGTTTACATCACCTTGTCTATGAAATTGTCGATAACTCTGTGGATGAGGCATTGGCTGGATTCGGAAACGACATTAAAGTTACAATACATAAGGACGAAAGTATTAGTATTGAGGATTCAGGTCGAGGAATGCCAACAGGAATGCATAAAATGGGAAAACCTACTCCTGAAGTTATTTTAACGGTTCTTCATGCTGGTGGAAAATTTGGCCAAGGCGGCTATTCAACAAGCGGTGGTTTGCATGGTGTTGGTGCCTCAGTTGTAAACGCATTATCTGAGTGGCTCGAGGTAATCATTAAACGAGATGGATTTGTGTTTAAGCAACGGTTTGAAAATGGCGGTAAAGCAGTTACGACCCTTGAAAAAATTGGAACAACACGAAAAACAGGTACGACAATTCACTTTAAACCAGACACGACTATTTTTAATACAACAATTTATAATTTTGATACGTTAACGGAGCGATTGAGAGAAGCGGCATTTCTGTTAAAAGGTTTAGTTATCGAATTGAAAGATACTCGTGCCGGAAAAGGAGATAAGCTTGAAGTATTTCATTATGAAAATGGAATTGAAGCGTTTGTCGAATATTTGAATGAGGAAAAAGAAACATTACATCCGGTTGCATTTTTTCAAGGAAAAAACCAAGCGATCGAAGTTGAGTTAGCATTTCAATTTAACGATGCCTATACAGAAAATGTGCTATCTTTTGTCAATAATGTTCGCACAAAAGACGGTGGAACTCACGAATTAGGTGCGAAATCTGCTGTGACAAGAGTTATGAATGACTATGCACGTAAAACAGCGATGCTTCGTGAAAAAGATAAAAATCTAGACGGATCTGATATTCGTGAAGGTTTTACAGCAATTGTGTCTGTCAGAGTACCTGAAGAAAAGTTGCAGTTTGAAGGTCAAACAAAAGGAAAGTTAGGAACACCAGAAGCGCGCTCAGCAGTCGATGCAGTAGTTAGTGAGCAACTCTCGTTCTTTTTAGAAGAGAACCCTGATATTAGTTCGCTCCTAATTAAAAAAGCAGTTAAAGCGACTCAAGCTCGTGAAGCAGCAAGAAAAGCACGTGATGACGCTCGTAGTGGTAAGAACTCGAAGCGAAAAGATGCTTTATTAAGCGGAAAACTGACACCGGCTCAGTCGAAAAACCCAAGCCGTAATGAGCTATATCTTGTTGAGGGAGATTCTGCAGGTGGATCAGCAAAACAAGGGCGTGACCGCAAGTTTCAGGCAATCCTGCCACTGCGAGGAAAAGTTATTAACACAGAAAAAGCTAAGCTTGCTGATATTATGAAAAATGAAGAAATCAGGACGATTATTTATGCGATTGGTGCAGGTGTCGGTGCTGATTTTAATATAGAAGATATTAATTATGACAAAGTGATTATTATGACTGATGCAGATACTGATGGAGCTCATATTCAAGTTCTAATCCTGACGTTCTTTTATCGTTATATGCGTCCTCTTATCGAGGCAGGAAAAGTTTATATTGCTCTGCCACCGCTATATAAAGCGAGCAAAGGCTCTGGAAAAAAAGCAATTGTTGAATATGCGTGGGACGAGCTAGGTTTAAAAGATGCCATGAAAAAAGTAGGAAAAGGCTACATTATTCAACGTTATAAAGGTTTAGGTGAAATGGATGCTATCCAACTATGGGAAACAACGATGGATCCTGATACAAGAACACTTATTCGTGTCAGACTAGACGACGTTGCTAAAGCAGAACGCCGTATCACAACATTAATGGGCGACAAAGTTGAGCCACGACGTAAGTGGATTGAAGATAATGTTGCTTTTGGTTTAGATGAAGAAACGAATATTTTAGAAAATGAAAATTTGACGTTAACTGAGGAGGAATAA